DNA from Paludisphaera mucosa:
AGATCGCCGTCGCGACCGACGCCGCCAGGACGGTCGAGAACGCGGGCGACCTCGACGTCCTCGTCTTCCCCGCCCAGGATCTCGGCGCCCTGATCGACCGGAACCTGCTGGCGGTCATCCCCAACGCCGTCGTCCTCCCCGAAGCCCCCGCCCCGGAAGGGGCGAAGCCCGCCGATCGGAAGTCCGAGGCTTCCGAAGATCGCGAGGCCGAGGGCTTCCAGTACATGGACGTCGCCCCCGCCTTCCGCGAGCAAGTGAGCAAGTACGGCAGCGACCGCTACGCCCTGCCGATCGGCGGCTCGACGCTGATCCTGGCCTATCGGCGCGACGCCTTCACCGCCGAGGCGAACGTGAAGGCCGCCAAGGAGCAGGGCCTGTCGCTGGAGCCGCCCGCGACCTGGGCCCAGCTCGACGCGCTGGCGCGCTTCTTCCAGGGCCGAGACTGGGACGGCGACGGCACGCCCGGCTTCGGCCTGGCCGCCGCGCTCGGGAAGGACGCCGAAGGGGTCGCCGACGCCACGTTCCTGGCCCGCGCCGCGAGCCTGGGCCAGCATCGCGACCACTACTCATTCCTGTTCGACGCCGACGACCTGGCCCCCCGCGTGGTGACGCCCCCGTTCGTCGAGGCGCTCAAGGCGATCGCCGCGTGGAAGGCCGTCGGCCCCCCGGGCGTCGAGGCGTTCGACGTCGCCGCCGCGCGGGCCGCGTTCCGCGAGGGCAAGGTCGCCATGCTCATCGACCGGGCCGAGAAGGCCGCCGAGTGGTCGTCGGACAAGGCCGTCGCCGGGGCCCCGCTGCCGGGCTCGGAGCGGGTCTACGAGCCCGCGCGCAAGACCTGGGACGCCGGCGGCTCGATCAACCGGCCGACCTACCTGCCGTTCGGCGGGGGCTGGCTCGTCGGCGTCCGCCGCGGGATCGCCGACGAGAAGCGTGCGGCCGCGTTCGACCTGGCCCTCTATGTGGCCGAGGCCGACGTCGCGAACCGGATCCTGGCCGAGCGGGCTTTCCCCATGCTCTCCGTGCGGGCCAGCCAGATGGGCCGGGGGCTCCCCGACCCGTCATCGGCCCGCAACGTCGACCCCCGGAGCTGGTCGGGCGCGGTCTCTCGCAGCCTGATGGCCGAGCGCGTCTTGCCGGGGCTTCGCATCCCCGACGCCGGCGGCTACCTCACGGACCTCTCCGCGGGGCGCGTCGCGGCGATGGCCGGGAAGGCACCCGACGAAGCCCTGCGCGACGTCGCCGCCGCCTGGACCGCCCGCAGCAAGACGCTAGGCGTCCCTCGGCAGCTCTGGCACTACCGCCGCAGCCTGAACACCCTGGCCACGCTCCCCGAGCCTCCGGCGCGCGACAAGTGATCGATCGGCCCTCGCGGCCCCGGCCTCGCGAACAAGGTCCATGAGCGAATCCGAAGCCGACCAGACCGAGCCGAACCTCGCGAGCGCGCTGGACGAGAACGGCCTGCTCGCGCTCGACGTCCCCGCCTTCGTCCGCCGCGGGCAGGACGTCGAGTTCCTGATCAGCTCGCTCCACGAGCGCTGCCGCAGACATCGCCTGGCCCGGCTCGACATGGTCCACGTCCGGCTCCGCCAGTGGGCGAAGGTTGCGACCGGCCCCGGCGACTGGGCCGACGCCTTCCTCGGGCCGATCGACGGCCTCTGGCCGCTGGCCGAGGCCGAGTCCCCAGCCTGGAGCCGCCGTCCCGGCTCGCCGCGCCAGCGGCGGGCGATCGCCCGCGACCTCGTCGCCAGCGTCGAGCGCTTCAACGAACGCTGGGCCGCGTTCGTGGCCAGACTGGACATCGATCTCGTCAATACGGCGATCGAGCACTACAACGCGTACTATGTGATCGAGAAAGAATGCGTCCTGGGCTCGGCCCGCCTGGCGGCGATGTTCTTCACGCCGCTCGTCAAGGTCTCGGCCGCGTCTCTCCTGGCCGACCATCCGCCGCTCCCCGTCCCCGAGCCGAACGCCTGAACCGGACGACGATCCCTTCAACCTCTGCGAGAGCCCCATGACCCGACGTCTCGACCAACCCAGGCCGACTTCAATCCTTTCCGCGGCGTGCGCGTCGCTGCTGCTGATCTGCGCCTACGCGACGTCCGCCTCGGCGCAGGCGGTCATCGAGGCCAAGCCGAAAGCGGCCGATGCGCCCAAGGCGGCCGCCGCGGCCTCGAACGTGTCGTTCGCGATCACGTACACGGAGAAGGTCGCCCAGGGCTCGCCGATCACCGGCCGCGTCTACGTCATGCTGGCCGCCGCAGGGTCGCCCGGCGAGCCGCGGTTCGGGCCCAACTGGTTCCGCCCCCAGCCGTTCTTCGCCAGGGACGTCCGCGACTGGAAGCCGGGCGAGGCGGTCGTGATCGATGCCCAGGCCGTCGGCTTCCCCGACGCGATCGACAAGCTGGCCCCGGGCGACTACCGCGCCCAGGCCGTCGTCCGGGTGAATCCCGACACGGCCAAGATCGGCGACGGCGAGGGCAACTTCTTCGGCCCCATCGTCGACTTCAAGGCCCCGGCGGCGGCGGCCGAGGCGATCAAGCTGACGGTCGACCAGGTCGTCCCGCCGCACGTCTTCAAGGAGACCGATCGCATCAAGTATGCGGAACTCGTCAGCCCGTTGCTCTCGGCCTTCCACGGCCGGGAGATCAAGCATCAGGCGGCCGTGATCCTGCCCAAGACCCCGCCGAGCGGCAAGTCGCCGGCGGTCTACATCATCACCGGGTTCGGCGGCGACCATCATTCGGCCCCCCGCTACGCCCAGTCGCCGGGCATGCGCTTCGCCGAGGACATGACCCGCATCGTCCTCAACGCCGACTGCGGCACGGGCCACCACGTCTTCGCCGACAGCGCCAACAACGGCCCGCGCGGCAAGGCCCTGACGGAGGAGTTCATCCCCTACCTGGAGAAGACCTTTAACCTCATTCCCGACCCCCGCGCCCGACTGGTCAACGGCCACTCGTCGGGGGGCTGGAGCAGTCTTTGGCTCCAGGTCGCCTACCCCGACTTCTTCGGCGGCGTCTGGTCCACGAGCCCCGACCCGGTCGACTTCCGCGACTTCCAACGCATCGACGTCTACGCCGCCGGCGAGAACATGTTCAAGGACCGACAGGGCGAGCGCCGGCCGCTCGCCCGCATGGGGACGAAACCAATCCTCTTCTATGAGCCGTTCTCGAAGATGGAGGACGTCATGGGTACCGGCGGCCAGCTCGGCTCGTTCGAAGCCGTCTTCAGTCCCAAGGGCCCCGACGGCACGCCGCTCAGGCTCTGGGATCGCAAGACGGGCGAGATCGACGCCGCCACCGCCAAGGCCTGGGAGTCTTATGACATCCGCCTCGTCCTGGAGCGGAATTGGCCAACCCTCGGCCCCAAGCTCGCGGGCAAGCTGCACGTGATCACCGGTTCGATCGACACCTTCTACCTGGAAGGCGCGGTCGTGAAACTCAAGGCGTCGCTCGAGAAGCTCGGCAGCGACGCCGACGTCGAGATCATCCCCGACAAGGATCACGGCAACATCCTCGACCGCAACCTGGCCGAGCGGATCGATCACCAGATGAAGGCGGCCGTCGCCCCCGTGCTCGAAGCGAAGTGACCGGCCTCAGCCCGGCTCGCGCGCCGGTCGCAGGAGATGGCGGGCCGCATCGATTGCGACGAACCCCAGCGCGGCCCCGAGCGTGTTCAGGATCACGTCGTCGACGTCGCTGAACCGCGAGCCCGACCGCGACTGGGCGGCCTCGATCGCCGCGCTCAGGGCGAGCCCCGCGAGCGCGGCGTGCCACAGTCGGGGACGGCTCCCGAGCAACACGAACGCCGCGCCGAGCGGGGTGAAGACCACGACGTTGCCCACGATGTTGACCCAGAAGCCCCGGCCGCCCCGAGAGAGGTCGCGCGTGATGCTCTCGAAGGGCGTCAGGCGGATGCGCTCGGACGCGGGCGGCGGCTGCGCGTTCTTGTAGGCGAGGGTCAGGGTCAGGAGCAGGAAGAGATAGACGACCAGCAGCGTGACGAGCAGCGATCGGAGCACGGCGACGGTCCTTCGGGCGGTGAGCTATCGATCGTCGATCGAAGCGCGTACCATGAAGTTCCATGGTGTCGATCGCCGCCCCGGAACGCAATCGGACCTCACTTCGGCGCATCGCCCGGCGGCGCGGAACAGACGGAGTCGGCCATGCCCGTGCTCGATCGCGAGGAATTCATCGAGCAGGCGTACTTCTTCCACGCCTTCCGCGAACGCCTGGCCGACGGGGTCCCCTCGCAGGACATCCTCCTGCGCATCGGCGAGGAGCTGCTGTCGACCACCAAGCTCCCCATGGCCGTCGGCTTCCTGGCGACCGAGAGCAAGGTTACGGGCCTGATGGCCCCGGCGATGAGCCACCTGGGGCACTACTTCACCGCCTTCCAGGCCCACGTCATCGGCCAGGCCGAGGCCGACCTGAGCCGGTTCCCGATGGAACAAGCCCTCCTCGTCCTGGAGCGCGAGGTCGAATACAAGATGAAGGGGGCGTCGCTCCCCGGCCTGTTCATCTTCCAGTTCGAGTCGCTCTCGCGCAACCGCCTGGGCTACAGCAAGGGCCTGGCCGCGATGGCCGAGGACCCGATGTACGACGAGGACTGGCGCGACTACATCCTGACGCTGCAGGCCCGGCTGGGCGACGTCGACTTCGCCGACCTGATCT
Protein-coding regions in this window:
- a CDS encoding extracellular solute-binding protein codes for the protein MRWSVASRLVRLRHPFLALALLACLLGAAAGCSEPVAEAPKPPPTYPGVSLTIGAIGDTAILAGVAAQRGEWTATRKGEIAVATDAARTVENAGDLDVLVFPAQDLGALIDRNLLAVIPNAVVLPEAPAPEGAKPADRKSEASEDREAEGFQYMDVAPAFREQVSKYGSDRYALPIGGSTLILAYRRDAFTAEANVKAAKEQGLSLEPPATWAQLDALARFFQGRDWDGDGTPGFGLAAALGKDAEGVADATFLARAASLGQHRDHYSFLFDADDLAPRVVTPPFVEALKAIAAWKAVGPPGVEAFDVAAARAAFREGKVAMLIDRAEKAAEWSSDKAVAGAPLPGSERVYEPARKTWDAGGSINRPTYLPFGGGWLVGVRRGIADEKRAAAFDLALYVAEADVANRILAERAFPMLSVRASQMGRGLPDPSSARNVDPRSWSGAVSRSLMAERVLPGLRIPDAGGYLTDLSAGRVAAMAGKAPDEALRDVAAAWTARSKTLGVPRQLWHYRRSLNTLATLPEPPARDK
- a CDS encoding alpha/beta hydrolase-fold protein encodes the protein MTRRLDQPRPTSILSAACASLLLICAYATSASAQAVIEAKPKAADAPKAAAAASNVSFAITYTEKVAQGSPITGRVYVMLAAAGSPGEPRFGPNWFRPQPFFARDVRDWKPGEAVVIDAQAVGFPDAIDKLAPGDYRAQAVVRVNPDTAKIGDGEGNFFGPIVDFKAPAAAAEAIKLTVDQVVPPHVFKETDRIKYAELVSPLLSAFHGREIKHQAAVILPKTPPSGKSPAVYIITGFGGDHHSAPRYAQSPGMRFAEDMTRIVLNADCGTGHHVFADSANNGPRGKALTEEFIPYLEKTFNLIPDPRARLVNGHSSGGWSSLWLQVAYPDFFGGVWSTSPDPVDFRDFQRIDVYAAGENMFKDRQGERRPLARMGTKPILFYEPFSKMEDVMGTGGQLGSFEAVFSPKGPDGTPLRLWDRKTGEIDAATAKAWESYDIRLVLERNWPTLGPKLAGKLHVITGSIDTFYLEGAVVKLKASLEKLGSDADVEIIPDKDHGNILDRNLAERIDHQMKAAVAPVLEAK
- a CDS encoding VanZ family protein; this encodes MLRSLLVTLLVVYLFLLLTLTLAYKNAQPPPASERIRLTPFESITRDLSRGGRGFWVNIVGNVVVFTPLGAAFVLLGSRPRLWHAALAGLALSAAIEAAQSRSGSRFSDVDDVILNTLGAALGFVAIDAARHLLRPAREPG